One region of Exiguobacterium acetylicum genomic DNA includes:
- a CDS encoding SF0329 family protein, translating to MQFSIIKKRVEQLLAPSLQGRIAFHAAVYRIQDSPSRVWVTFDGEEILGADDFRFEREVERRYALQATQLPDKPEASFRELWQSDWLKQSHALSAEIERQVKQDGYVANYEIQQDLLQYPNLAFEQALVHPHPFIRGIARLDRRLGKRRFLSLTHQSDFEQWCADTRQTVERW from the coding sequence GTGCAGTTTTCCATCATCAAAAAACGGGTCGAGCAACTGCTTGCCCCGTCGTTACAGGGACGGATTGCTTTTCATGCAGCCGTCTACCGGATTCAAGATAGTCCTAGTCGCGTCTGGGTGACGTTTGACGGTGAAGAGATTCTCGGAGCAGACGACTTTCGATTCGAACGGGAAGTGGAGCGGCGTTATGCGTTACAAGCTACACAGTTACCGGATAAACCAGAAGCATCCTTCCGAGAATTATGGCAGTCCGACTGGTTGAAACAGTCGCATGCGTTATCGGCGGAGATCGAACGACAGGTCAAACAGGACGGATACGTAGCGAACTACGAAATCCAACAGGACTTGTTGCAGTACCCGAACCTCGCGTTCGAACAAGCGCTTGTTCATCCACATCCTTTCATCCGTGGCATCGCACGGCTCGATCGGCGACTCGGCAAACGACGTTTCTTATCGCTGACGCATCAGTCTGACTTTGAACAATGGTGTGCAGATACGCGGCAAACCGTCGAACGCTGGTGA
- a CDS encoding glycoside hydrolase family 3 protein, with the protein MTYTLDWQAYTKLARQTVAEGAVLLQNDGVLPLQPASTVAVFGRNQFNYYKSGTGSGGMVNVTNVVSPLDMLREDVTLNADVLKAYENWIEDHPFDQGEGWAAEPWSQEEMPLDATLVQQAALDSDVALIMIGRTAGEDRDNTADPGSYFLTETEQEMLRLVTTSFKKTVVVLNVGNIIDMRWVEETTPSAVLYAWQGGMEGGTGLSDLLLGRVSPSGKLPDTIVRSLDDYPSTPHFGHADRALYQEDIYVGYRYFETFAPKAVLYPFGYGLSYTSFDLTTDVTTSDDAWTVTATVTNTGQTSGKEVVQGYLEKPQGQLGNPTRQLVTFGKTKELAPGEQESLTLVVPFASFASYDDSGVTGHKSSYVIEPGTYQLYLGTDVRSAVPVASHSVETLDVTDVLTENMAPVTAFERIKPQATETGYTVTYEATPLRTIDPEQRRQQERPVERTQTEDAGWKLRDVKEGRVTLETFLDQLTDADLAAIVRGEGMNSPRVTPGTAGAFGGVTTELEALGIPAGCCADGPSGIRMDIGTKAFSLPNGTLLASTFNTTLIADLFEMTGLELRKNEIDTLLGPGMNLHRHPLNGRNFEYFSEDSYLTGKMAVAQLDGMHRVGVTGTLKHFSANNQEFHRHDLDSIVSERALRELYLKGFEMAVKDGKAYSIMTTYGAINGIWTAGLYDQNTRILRNEWGFDGIVMTDWWAKINAEGTEANRQQTATMVRSQNDLYMVVGEPGTNPFEDDTLTALADGTLRRSELLRSAANICQFLLRSPVMDRVMGTASPVEVLGAPVEEETLEEQAVSHQRLISGDAFPLTDVTTTTGSSHVFAVTAEETGMYQVTLTARSNAGELAQMPVTLFANNMPVATFTFNGTNGEWVSQTKDVFVFNPHNYLKLYFALGGLELKELTFTLAESFHMKNG; encoded by the coding sequence ATGACATACACACTCGATTGGCAAGCCTATACAAAACTCGCACGACAAACCGTCGCGGAAGGGGCGGTCCTCTTACAAAATGATGGTGTACTCCCGTTACAACCCGCATCGACGGTCGCTGTCTTCGGACGTAATCAGTTCAACTACTATAAAAGTGGAACAGGATCAGGCGGGATGGTCAACGTTACGAACGTCGTCAGTCCGCTCGATATGCTACGCGAAGACGTAACGTTGAACGCAGACGTCCTCAAGGCGTACGAGAACTGGATTGAAGACCATCCGTTTGACCAAGGGGAAGGCTGGGCAGCCGAGCCGTGGTCGCAAGAAGAGATGCCGCTTGACGCGACACTCGTTCAGCAAGCAGCACTTGACTCCGATGTTGCCTTGATCATGATTGGTCGTACGGCTGGGGAAGATCGCGACAATACAGCGGATCCAGGGAGTTATTTTTTAACGGAGACGGAACAGGAGATGCTCCGTCTCGTGACGACATCTTTCAAAAAAACCGTCGTCGTCTTGAACGTTGGGAACATCATCGATATGCGCTGGGTCGAAGAGACGACGCCAAGTGCTGTCCTCTACGCGTGGCAAGGAGGAATGGAAGGCGGAACTGGATTGAGTGATCTCTTGCTCGGCCGCGTCTCACCGTCCGGAAAATTACCGGATACGATCGTCCGTTCACTCGATGATTATCCATCGACACCACACTTCGGTCATGCCGATCGTGCGTTGTATCAAGAAGACATCTATGTCGGGTACCGTTATTTCGAGACGTTCGCACCGAAAGCAGTCTTGTATCCGTTCGGTTATGGGTTATCGTATACGTCGTTCGACCTTACGACAGACGTGACGACGTCAGATGATGCTTGGACGGTTACAGCGACGGTGACGAATACCGGTCAGACGAGCGGGAAGGAAGTCGTACAAGGTTATCTCGAGAAACCACAAGGACAACTCGGGAACCCGACGCGTCAACTCGTTACGTTCGGAAAGACAAAAGAACTCGCACCAGGCGAGCAAGAATCTCTCACACTCGTCGTACCGTTCGCCTCATTTGCGAGTTATGACGATAGTGGTGTCACCGGGCATAAATCGTCTTATGTCATCGAACCTGGCACGTATCAGCTCTATCTTGGAACGGACGTCCGGTCGGCGGTTCCAGTCGCAAGCCATTCCGTCGAGACGCTTGACGTCACGGACGTCTTAACGGAGAACATGGCACCGGTGACGGCGTTTGAACGTATCAAACCACAAGCGACCGAAACGGGATATACGGTGACGTATGAAGCGACACCACTACGGACGATCGATCCGGAACAACGTCGTCAACAGGAGCGTCCTGTTGAACGGACGCAGACGGAAGATGCCGGTTGGAAGTTACGCGACGTCAAAGAAGGACGGGTCACGCTCGAGACGTTTCTCGATCAATTGACGGATGCGGATCTCGCTGCGATCGTCCGGGGCGAAGGGATGAACTCACCTCGCGTCACACCAGGAACGGCGGGCGCCTTCGGTGGCGTGACGACAGAACTCGAAGCACTCGGCATTCCAGCAGGCTGTTGTGCAGATGGTCCATCTGGAATCCGGATGGACATCGGGACGAAAGCCTTCTCGTTACCGAACGGAACGTTGCTTGCCTCGACGTTTAACACAACATTGATTGCCGATCTATTTGAGATGACCGGTCTTGAGTTACGGAAGAACGAGATTGATACGTTGCTTGGACCCGGGATGAACCTTCACCGCCATCCACTCAATGGACGGAACTTCGAGTATTTCTCGGAAGATTCGTATCTGACTGGAAAAATGGCAGTGGCACAACTCGACGGCATGCACCGTGTTGGTGTGACGGGAACGTTGAAACACTTCAGTGCCAACAACCAAGAATTCCATCGGCATGATCTGGATTCGATCGTATCAGAACGGGCGTTACGTGAGTTGTACCTGAAAGGGTTTGAGATGGCCGTCAAAGACGGGAAAGCCTACTCGATCATGACGACGTATGGTGCCATCAATGGGATCTGGACTGCCGGCTTATATGATCAGAACACACGTATTTTGCGCAATGAGTGGGGCTTTGACGGAATCGTCATGACCGACTGGTGGGCGAAGATCAACGCCGAAGGAACGGAAGCAAACCGTCAGCAAACGGCGACGATGGTCCGTTCGCAAAACGATCTCTACATGGTCGTCGGCGAACCGGGAACGAATCCGTTCGAGGATGATACATTGACGGCTCTCGCTGACGGAACACTTCGACGTTCCGAGTTACTGCGGAGTGCCGCGAACATCTGTCAGTTCCTGTTACGCTCACCGGTCATGGACCGTGTGATGGGAACGGCGTCACCTGTCGAGGTCCTCGGGGCACCGGTCGAAGAAGAGACGCTCGAAGAGCAAGCGGTCTCGCACCAACGCCTCATCAGTGGAGATGCCTTCCCGTTAACGGACGTCACGACGACGACAGGAAGCAGTCATGTCTTCGCTGTCACGGCGGAAGAGACAGGGATGTATCAGGTCACGTTGACGGCACGTTCGAATGCTGGTGAACTGGCGCAGATGCCAGTGACATTGTTTGCGAACAACATGCCGGTCGCGACCTTCACCTTCAACGGAACGAACGGCGAGTGGGTCAGTCAGACGAAGGACGTCTTCGTCTTCAACCCACACAACTATCTGAAACTCTACTTTGCACTCGGTGGTCTCGAGTTAAAAGAGTTGACGTTTACGCTTGCGGAATCGTTTCATATGAAGAACGGCTGA
- a CDS encoding alpha/beta hydrolase, which yields MQDLLRTLRNRSSIHQDGLEIVDKPIPDVSAPGTLDPRVREVVLTQRPSVSIPEGASPVELARAGMGWNNEDVTTRQIATDVFAIPRPDTTIEARLYRPEAARPLPLVVYFHGGGFFGGTLETVENPCKALADKANVAVLSVGYRLAPEHPFPTGLEDCHASIDWAVEHADRLGIDPGAIAVAGDSAGGNLATVCCLLDRERPTPYIRYQVLYYPVVNVGEHPNSEYDWTLEAYDRQTEPQLLERIILSLQDEEGVLEQWYVQASDSTDQRISPLFATLDDLPEALVITGEFDYLRLEGEAYAKKLARAGVKTRYLHYRGMEHAFLDKLGLYPQAEDSLDEIAKDLKRLFSQTN from the coding sequence ATGCAAGATTTGCTACGAACGTTGCGAAATCGTTCATCGATTCATCAAGACGGACTCGAAATCGTCGATAAGCCGATTCCTGACGTCTCAGCTCCGGGAACACTCGATCCGCGTGTCCGTGAGGTCGTTCTCACGCAGCGTCCATCGGTCTCGATTCCAGAAGGGGCGTCGCCAGTTGAATTGGCGCGTGCTGGCATGGGGTGGAACAACGAAGACGTGACGACCCGACAGATTGCAACAGACGTCTTTGCGATTCCAAGACCCGATACCACGATCGAAGCACGGCTGTATCGTCCGGAAGCAGCGCGTCCGCTCCCGCTCGTCGTCTATTTCCATGGCGGTGGTTTTTTCGGTGGCACGCTCGAGACGGTCGAGAATCCATGTAAGGCATTAGCCGATAAAGCGAACGTCGCCGTCTTGTCGGTCGGCTACCGATTGGCACCCGAGCATCCGTTTCCAACAGGGCTTGAAGATTGTCATGCATCGATCGATTGGGCAGTTGAACACGCTGACCGACTTGGGATTGATCCAGGCGCAATCGCGGTTGCCGGTGATAGTGCCGGTGGGAACTTAGCGACGGTCTGTTGTTTGCTCGACCGCGAGCGTCCGACGCCGTATATCCGCTATCAAGTCTTGTATTATCCGGTCGTCAATGTCGGGGAACATCCGAATTCGGAATATGACTGGACGCTTGAAGCGTATGACCGACAAACGGAACCGCAGTTACTCGAACGAATCATTTTGTCGCTTCAAGATGAAGAAGGTGTCCTCGAGCAATGGTACGTTCAAGCAAGTGATTCGACGGATCAACGGATTTCACCGTTGTTCGCGACGCTCGACGATCTACCAGAGGCACTCGTCATTACGGGAGAGTTTGATTACTTACGTCTCGAAGGAGAAGCGTATGCGAAAAAGCTCGCGCGCGCCGGCGTCAAGACTCGTTATCTCCACTACCGCGGGATGGAACATGCCTTTCTTGATAAACTCGGTCTGTATCCGCAAGCCGAAGACAGCTTAGACGAAATCGCGAAGGACTTAAAACGACTCTTTTCTCAAACTAACTAA
- a CDS encoding DUF4317 domain-containing protein has protein sequence MNKKDIADIRRHFKMDADLLKIHEIYNVYIRKETSEIYHEEARPFPLLDPEQQELFLANFKKVLGGKLDVKLFEVKFTHPEEGETGHTQQLLYEGLYAEEPEDWVEQMQTMALKMVQDVQYENDLVVTFIRGQYYKTTKRQADETEIDPNDDVYTTPFILGSLNLTELPKQSLVFDFVEREFKSNLFINPVIKLASPIGGFLFPTFTDNAADVNHVLYAAGKPNKPDFGFLENVLNGQPIVTADEDKAIFEEIVKSVVGESMDTKTLAGVYENINQLIVVEEDQGEEEVPMLDVQEVERVLKASGVEDVSTEQVERAFKTVVDDPTYEMKASNIVPNYEAKSIKINTKVANIAISPQDLKYVKQVNYQGKRCLLIEVEEDTVIDGFTIVSQEQLR, from the coding sequence ATGAATAAAAAAGACATCGCCGACATCCGTCGTCATTTCAAGATGGATGCCGATTTACTAAAAATCCATGAAATCTACAACGTCTATATCCGAAAAGAGACGAGCGAAATCTATCATGAGGAAGCCCGACCGTTTCCGTTGCTTGATCCGGAGCAACAGGAACTGTTCCTTGCGAACTTCAAGAAAGTACTAGGTGGAAAACTCGACGTCAAGCTGTTCGAGGTCAAGTTCACGCATCCGGAAGAAGGGGAGACGGGTCATACGCAGCAGCTTCTTTATGAAGGACTGTATGCGGAAGAGCCGGAGGACTGGGTCGAACAGATGCAGACGATGGCGTTGAAGATGGTTCAGGACGTTCAGTACGAGAACGACCTTGTCGTCACGTTCATTCGCGGACAATACTATAAAACGACGAAGCGCCAAGCGGATGAGACAGAGATCGATCCGAATGACGACGTCTATACGACGCCGTTCATCCTCGGTAGCCTTAACTTAACGGAGTTACCGAAACAATCGCTCGTCTTTGATTTTGTCGAACGCGAATTCAAGTCGAACTTATTCATCAATCCGGTCATCAAACTGGCATCACCGATCGGTGGATTCCTCTTCCCGACCTTCACCGACAACGCAGCAGACGTCAATCATGTCTTGTATGCGGCGGGCAAGCCGAATAAACCGGATTTTGGCTTCCTTGAAAATGTCTTGAACGGTCAACCAATCGTCACGGCAGATGAGGATAAAGCGATCTTCGAGGAAATCGTCAAATCGGTCGTCGGTGAATCGATGGATACGAAGACGTTAGCCGGTGTCTATGAAAACATCAACCAGTTGATCGTCGTCGAAGAGGATCAGGGTGAGGAAGAAGTACCAATGCTCGACGTTCAGGAAGTCGAGCGTGTGCTCAAGGCAAGTGGTGTCGAAGATGTCAGCACGGAACAAGTCGAACGGGCGTTCAAGACGGTCGTTGACGACCCGACATACGAGATGAAAGCGAGTAACATCGTCCCGAACTATGAAGCGAAATCGATTAAAATCAATACGAAGGTCGCGAACATCGCAATTAGTCCGCAAGACTTGAAGTACGTCAAACAAGTCAACTATCAAGGGAAACGCTGCCTGTTGATCGAGGTCGAGGAAGACACGGTCATCGATGGCTTTACAATCGTTTCACAAGAACAATTACGATGA